Genomic DNA from Dioscorea cayenensis subsp. rotundata cultivar TDr96_F1 unplaced genomic scaffold, TDr96_F1_v2_PseudoChromosome.rev07_lg8_w22 25.fasta BLBR01001253.1, whole genome shotgun sequence:
ttactgaaagttttaaatttgcattttttttaatctaagcttaaattaactaaaattaattgaaagtaaagGATGAGTAAGATGAATATCTCAAACTTCAGAGTCTttaaatttctctaaattattTGATCAAATGAAATTCTACTGTAGATGAATTAAAAAACTTGGAGCTTATCGGTATAAGAAATAACTATGATTTTTCTCCAGGTTTGTATTTATAATTGATGAATTGGTGAGTAGACACAAGGTTCATGTGGATGTTGAAGGGATAAAAACTAAGTTGCAAGAGCTATCTCGAAGTAGAGAAGTATATGGCATTGAAACAATTGGCACAACTAGTCAGTCTAAAAGTCAAGGCATGATTCCTATATTGCCCCAGCTGAGTGATGACATTGATATGGTTGGctttgatgatgagaagaaaaagattgtGCAAGAGTTAGTGGACATAAACAATACAAATCGGTCAGTGATCTCTATAGTGGGTATGGGTGGTTTGGGAAAGACCACACTTGCTAAATCTATTTATAATGATTTTGAAGTTAAGAGAAGTTTTGATATATTTGCATGGGTAATCATATCTCAACAATATACCATCCATGAGGTTTTGAAGAGAATCTCATCAAAAATTTTAGCAACTCCATCAGCTGACACAATCCAAGACCTCTCGgttgctatttttgaaaaattgaagaaaggCAAGTACTTGATTgttcttgatgatgtttggaaAGAAGATGTATGGAATGAATTACTTAAAGTCTTTCCAAATGTTAATAAAGGAAGTAGAGTTATTATTACTACTCGCATCACAAATGTTGCTAAGATTGCTAATCCTACTACCAAATCACATGAATTGCGTTGCTTAGATGAAAAGGAGAGTGGGGAGTTGTTTCTTCGCAAGGTCTTcccaaatcaaaaatattaaaacatgttGCCCAACATATTTGGTTGATTATGACTCATCAACTTGTTCAAAGGTGTGGAGGTCTACCACTAGCACTAGTAGTTCTTGGAGGACTTGTCTCAACTAAAACCACAAACCCAAGATGCATGGCGGGAAAGTTGTTGAGACATGAAAATGGAGGCAATTTGTGGAAGGTGGAGAAAGGTGTTTAGAAATACTTGCATTGAGTTACAATGATTTGCCATATTACTtgaaatcatgttttctttattttggttgcttcaaagaGGATGAGGAAATTCCTACACAACTAATAATTAGATTGTGGTCAGCAGAAAGTTTCTTACCAACAAAAAATGGTAAAAGCATAGAAGAATTTGGATTTGATTGTTTGGAGGAGTTAGCACAACGATGTTTGATCCAAATTACCGTGCTAAAAAATCGTGATAGCATAAAGTATTGCCGAATCCATGATCTCTTGCGTGACATGTGCATTTTAGAAGCCAAAGAGAACAAATTTCTTGAAATTTCCCAAAATGACACTACAGATTGTGCAGCCCGACGACTGATCATATTTAATGAGATTGAGACTCTAAACTATCCTAACTCAAAGTTGCGGGGTCTATTCTATGGCAATAGTTATAACCTTCTGCCTTTTAGAGCTCTGAAAGGACAACTTGGCAGATTTAAATTACTAAGAGTGCTTCTTTTGGCTAGTTCGGATATATCAGAATTTCCTAGTgaaattaaatcattaattcatttaagATATCTTGCGTTGTATAATGATGATTTGAAGGAAGTTCCATCATGGATTGGTCATCTCCGTAATCTCCAGACTTTTATTGTATCCTCTGATGAGTTAGAAAAGATATCAGATTCACTTTGGACAATTGGCAATCTCATTCATGTTGATCTACAAAATGCATCAAGGGTTCCTCCTCCAAATATGGGAAATAATGTACCAAAGAATTTGCAGACTTTAGAAGGGGTAAATGCTGGACCATGGATAGGGAATGCACTTCCAAAGCTCACAAACCTATGCGAATTGAGCATAGAAAAAGTCTCTAATGATCATGCCGATGCCCTATCTTCATCACTCCAGAAATTGGGTGCGTCTTGCCTCCTTTTTCTATAGAGAATGATCCTGATGATGGAAATGAAATTCCTTTGGACAACATCATTACAGTCTTTTCCAATC
This window encodes:
- the LOC120255964 gene encoding LOW QUALITY PROTEIN: putative disease resistance RPP13-like protein 3 (The sequence of the model RefSeq protein was modified relative to this genomic sequence to represent the inferred CDS: inserted 1 base in 1 codon), coding for MAEAAVGFLIQKLGDLLVQEAINLHGVRDEVEWLERELRRMQCFLKDADAKKSQGDDERVKNWVSDMRDMAFEVEDIVDTFMYCKLRRQQRQSGCIGFIKRFVFIIDELVSRHKVHVDVEGIKTKLQELSRSREVYGIETIGTTSQSKSQGMIPILPQLSDDIDMVGFDDEKKKIVQELVDINNTNRSVISIVGMGGLGKTTLAKSIYNDFEVKRSFDIFAWVIISQQYTIHEVLKRISSKILATPSADTIQDLSVAIFEKLKKGKYLIVLDDVWKEDVWNELLKVFPNVNKGSRVIITTRITNVAKIANPTTKSHELRCLDEKESGELFLRKVFPKCGGLPLALVVLGGLVSTKTTNPRCMAGKLLRHENGGNLWKVEKGVXEILALSYNDLPYYLKSCFLYFGCFKEDEEIPTQLIIRLWSAESFLPTKNGKSIEEFGFDCLEELAQRCLIQITVLKNRDSIKYCRIHDLLRDMCILEAKENKFLEISQNDTTDCAARRLIIFNEIETLNYPNSKLRGLFYGNSYNLLPFRALKGQLGRFKLLRVLLLASSDISEFPSEIKSLIHLRYLALYNDDLKEVPSWIGHLRNLQTFIVSSDELEKISDSLWTIGNLIHVDLQNASRVPPPNMGNNVPKNLQTLEGVNAGPWIGNALPKLTNLCELSIEKVSNDHADALSSSLQKLGASCLLFL